One window from the genome of Tachysurus vachellii isolate PV-2020 chromosome 5, HZAU_Pvac_v1, whole genome shotgun sequence encodes:
- the LOC132846225 gene encoding NF-kappa-B inhibitor delta isoform X1, giving the protein MHLQKSPKEKPCYTLPTVKKLLEQKRKRETSSAPPSCASATNNAVPIPAPTSDTSSTANSSFSDMTSMKYDRWDVTMQPHPSAFLDCNNLPSMCLNYLTDPSGGLNLPPAVYSPCLPTADPQTSSYTTLPLQDCQSAQMPQHFQPRTECPVTAAMPGSSADHRTQGLSVPSSGYLWSSGPRASTGPCSMSVRPQMDMDMAKLEEARIFLQAMDYNRTIWKDDDGDTILHIYTAKGQREYAFAAAERLKELGTLDTKEHRGKTALMVAVTANQPEIVQDLLCLGADISICDIKGQTALHLAATYGFPHVMKVILSMKHRVDLEARNFEGLTPLHCAVISHNATMKALTSTSSSPTAWLPEGDLQSQAKNKLICLQLLLEAGASLLRQEIKSNKTVLHLAVKEGNIQLVNFFLLKCQLPDMQAFINMKAHGHTALHMAAGLHGSPYQEELIRLLLSKGADPSIRNLENDQPVHLLQSGEQGEKLKLILKKKNASRRRITSLQDQE; this is encoded by the exons ATGCACTTACAGAAAT CGCCAAAGGAGAAGCCGTGTTACACGCTGCCCACAGTGAAGAAGCTCCTGGAGCagaagagaaagcgagagacatCTTCAGCTCCTCCGTCCTGTGCCTCTGCGACAAATAACGCTGTTCCTATCCCA GCACCAACATCAGATACATCTTCCA CTGCAAACAGCAGCTTTTCAGACATGACATCGATGAAGTATGACCGGTGGGACGTAACCATGCAGCCACACCCCTCTGCTTTTCTGGACTGCAACAACCTCCCATCTATGTGTCTGAATTATTTAACAGACCCTTCAGGTGGTCTCAACCTCCCACCTGCAGTTTATAGCCCATGCTTACCCACGGCAGACCCTCAGACCTCCAGCTATACTACTCTTCCACTGCAGGACTGTCAGAGTGCACAGATGCCACAGCATTTT cagccCAGGACAGAGTGTCCTGTGACCGCAGCCATGCCCGGTTCCAGCGCTGATCACAGGACTCAGGGTTTAAGTGTTCCAAGCTCTGGTTACCTGTGGTCTTCTGGGCCCAGAGCATCTACAGGCCCCTGCAGTATGTCAGTTAGGCCCCAGATGGACATGGACATGGCTAAGCTGGAAGAGGCACGGATCTTCCTTCAGGCCATGGATTACAACAGAACCATATGGAAGGACGATGATGGAGACAC AATTCTGCACATATACACTGCTAAGGGCCAAAGGGAATATGCCTTTGCTGCAGCAGAGAGACTGAAGGAGCTTGGCACTTTGGATACAAAGGAGCACAGGGGAAAG ACTGCTTTGATGGTAGCAGTGACGGCCAATCAACCAGAGATTGTGCAGGACCTGCTCTGTCTTGGAGCTGATATCAGCATCTGTGATATCAAAGGTCAAACCGCACTGCATCTGGCAGCCACATATGGCTTTCCACATGTCATGAAG GTTATCCTCAGTATGAAACACAGGGTGGACTTGGAGGCTCGCAATTTTGAAG gACTAACCCCACTGCACTGTGCCGTGATCTCTCACAATGCCACAATGAAGGCTCTTACTTCCACCTCCTCTTCACCCACTGCCTGGCTACCTGAGGGCGATCTGcaatctcaagccaaaaataaactgatttgtcTGCAGCTGCTACTGGAAGCAGGAGCTTCCCTTCTCAGGCAG gaaataaaaagtaataagaCCGTACTCCATCTGGCTGTGAAGGAGGGAAATATCCAgctggtgaatttttttttgctgaaatgcCAGCTGCCAGACATGCAGGCCTTTATCAACATGAAG GCCCACGGACACACAGCTTTGCATATGGCCGCAGGGTTACATGGGAGCCCCTATCAGGAGGAGTTGATCAGACTGCTGCTTAGCAAAGGAGCCGACCCGAGTATCCGCAACCTGGAGAACGACCAGCCCGTGCATCTGCTGCAAAGTGGAGAACAAGGAGAGAAG CTCAAGCTCAtcttaaagaagaaaaatgccTCTAGACGGCGAATCACATCCTTACAGGACCAAGAATGA
- the LOC132846225 gene encoding NF-kappa-B inhibitor delta isoform X2 has translation MHLQKSPKEKPCYTLPTVKKLLEQKRKRETSSAPPSCASATNNAVPIPAPTSDTSSTANSSFSDMTSMKYDRWDVTMQPHPSAFLDCNNLPSMCLNYLTDPSGGLNLPPAVYSPCLPTADPQTSSYTTLPLQDCQSAQMPQHFPRTECPVTAAMPGSSADHRTQGLSVPSSGYLWSSGPRASTGPCSMSVRPQMDMDMAKLEEARIFLQAMDYNRTIWKDDDGDTILHIYTAKGQREYAFAAAERLKELGTLDTKEHRGKTALMVAVTANQPEIVQDLLCLGADISICDIKGQTALHLAATYGFPHVMKVILSMKHRVDLEARNFEGLTPLHCAVISHNATMKALTSTSSSPTAWLPEGDLQSQAKNKLICLQLLLEAGASLLRQEIKSNKTVLHLAVKEGNIQLVNFFLLKCQLPDMQAFINMKAHGHTALHMAAGLHGSPYQEELIRLLLSKGADPSIRNLENDQPVHLLQSGEQGEKLKLILKKKNASRRRITSLQDQE, from the exons ATGCACTTACAGAAAT CGCCAAAGGAGAAGCCGTGTTACACGCTGCCCACAGTGAAGAAGCTCCTGGAGCagaagagaaagcgagagacatCTTCAGCTCCTCCGTCCTGTGCCTCTGCGACAAATAACGCTGTTCCTATCCCA GCACCAACATCAGATACATCTTCCA CTGCAAACAGCAGCTTTTCAGACATGACATCGATGAAGTATGACCGGTGGGACGTAACCATGCAGCCACACCCCTCTGCTTTTCTGGACTGCAACAACCTCCCATCTATGTGTCTGAATTATTTAACAGACCCTTCAGGTGGTCTCAACCTCCCACCTGCAGTTTATAGCCCATGCTTACCCACGGCAGACCCTCAGACCTCCAGCTATACTACTCTTCCACTGCAGGACTGTCAGAGTGCACAGATGCCACAGCATTTT ccCAGGACAGAGTGTCCTGTGACCGCAGCCATGCCCGGTTCCAGCGCTGATCACAGGACTCAGGGTTTAAGTGTTCCAAGCTCTGGTTACCTGTGGTCTTCTGGGCCCAGAGCATCTACAGGCCCCTGCAGTATGTCAGTTAGGCCCCAGATGGACATGGACATGGCTAAGCTGGAAGAGGCACGGATCTTCCTTCAGGCCATGGATTACAACAGAACCATATGGAAGGACGATGATGGAGACAC AATTCTGCACATATACACTGCTAAGGGCCAAAGGGAATATGCCTTTGCTGCAGCAGAGAGACTGAAGGAGCTTGGCACTTTGGATACAAAGGAGCACAGGGGAAAG ACTGCTTTGATGGTAGCAGTGACGGCCAATCAACCAGAGATTGTGCAGGACCTGCTCTGTCTTGGAGCTGATATCAGCATCTGTGATATCAAAGGTCAAACCGCACTGCATCTGGCAGCCACATATGGCTTTCCACATGTCATGAAG GTTATCCTCAGTATGAAACACAGGGTGGACTTGGAGGCTCGCAATTTTGAAG gACTAACCCCACTGCACTGTGCCGTGATCTCTCACAATGCCACAATGAAGGCTCTTACTTCCACCTCCTCTTCACCCACTGCCTGGCTACCTGAGGGCGATCTGcaatctcaagccaaaaataaactgatttgtcTGCAGCTGCTACTGGAAGCAGGAGCTTCCCTTCTCAGGCAG gaaataaaaagtaataagaCCGTACTCCATCTGGCTGTGAAGGAGGGAAATATCCAgctggtgaatttttttttgctgaaatgcCAGCTGCCAGACATGCAGGCCTTTATCAACATGAAG GCCCACGGACACACAGCTTTGCATATGGCCGCAGGGTTACATGGGAGCCCCTATCAGGAGGAGTTGATCAGACTGCTGCTTAGCAAAGGAGCCGACCCGAGTATCCGCAACCTGGAGAACGACCAGCCCGTGCATCTGCTGCAAAGTGGAGAACAAGGAGAGAAG CTCAAGCTCAtcttaaagaagaaaaatgccTCTAGACGGCGAATCACATCCTTACAGGACCAAGAATGA
- the fxyd7 gene encoding FXYD domain containing ion transport regulator 7, whose amino-acid sequence MATNAESMWEDQSAFDYDYETLQTTGLILAVIMFISGILIALSKKFKCSKSSNSSPVERLQSLQTEVPSQSV is encoded by the exons ATGGCCACTAATGCAG AGTCGATGTGGGAGGACCAGAGTGCCTTTGATTATG ATTATGAGACTTTGCAAACCACCGGCCTCATTCTTGCTGTGATAATGTTTATTTCTGGAATCCTCATTGCCCTGA GtaaaaaattcaaatgttcAAAGTCATCGAA CTCAAGTCCTGTGGAACGGCTTCAGTCCCTCCAAACAGAAG tACCTTCTCAGTCAGTATAG
- the fxyd6l gene encoding FXYD domain containing ion transport regulator 6 like has protein sequence MELSLVALFCFSHLAPVLGSAFGREMPASTMDDANDYDSPFHYDYESVRIGGLVFAAVLFFLGIFVIISRKCHCRGRQAS, from the exons ATGGAGCTCTCTTTAGTCGCACTGTTCTGTTTTTCCCACCTAGCTCCAGTTTTGG gctcaGCTTTTGGCAGGGAGATGCCAG cgTCTACGATGGATGACGCTAACG ATTATGACAGCCCGTTTCATTATG ACTACGAGTCAGTGCGGATCGGAGGTTTGGTCTTCGCTGCTGTGCTCTTCTTCCTGGGGATCTTTGTTATCATCA GCCGAAAATGCCATTGCAGAGGAAGACAGGCCTCTTAA